In Numenius arquata chromosome 3, bNumArq3.hap1.1, whole genome shotgun sequence, one genomic interval encodes:
- the FKBP7 gene encoding peptidyl-prolyl cis-trans isomerase FKBP7, which produces MSRGLTLLLLPLALLAAPAQAESGRAAAEVKIEVLHLPEACSPKSKKGDLLNAHYDGFLASDGSKFYCSRTQNEGHPKWFVLGVGQVIKGLDIAMMNMCPGEKRKVIIPPSLAYGQQGYAQGKIPPNATLIFEIELYAVNKGPRSVEAFNQIDKDSDKKLSELEISQYLKEEFARDGKKRHPSVHDEILADIFKKNDHDGDGFISAKEYNVYQHDEL; this is translated from the exons ATGAGCCGCGGGCtgaccctgctcctgctgccgctgGCCCTGTTGGCGGCCCCGGCGCAGGCCGAAAGCggcagggcggcggcggaggTTAAAATCGAGGTGCTGCACCTCCCCGAGGCGTGCAGCCCGAAGAGCAAGAAGGGGGATCTGCTGAACGCCCACTACGACGGCTTCCTGGCCAGCGACGGATCCAAGTTTTACTGCAG TCGGACGCAAAATGAAGGTCATCCAAAATGGTTCGTTCTGGGTGTTGGACAAGTCATAAAAGGATTAGATATTGCTATGATGAATATGTGTCCTGGAGAAAAACGGAAAGTGATCATTCCTCCGTCATTAGCATACGGACAGCAAGGATACG CACAGGGCAAGATTCCACCCAATGCAACATTGATTTTTGAGATTGAACTTTATGCAGTAAATAAGGGACCTCGCAGTGTTGAAGCATTTAATCAAATAGACAAGGACAGTGACAAGAAACTCTCTGAACTTGAG atAAGCCAGTATTTGAAAGAAGAATTTGCAAGAGATGGCAAAAAACGTCATCCCTCAGTCCATGATGAAATCTTAGCTGATATATTTAAGAAGAATGACCATGATGGAGATGGTTTCATATCAGCAAAGGAGTACAATGTCTACCAGCATGATGAACTCTAA
- the PLEKHA3 gene encoding pleckstrin homology domain-containing family A member 3: MEGVLYKWTNYLAGWQPRWFVLDNGILSYYDSQDDVCKGSKGSIKMAVCEIKVHATDNTRMELIIPGEQHFYMKAVNAAERQRWLVALGSAKACLADTRTKKEKEISETNESLKTKMSELRLYCDLLMQQVHTIQEFVHHDETHSPPSIENMNEASSLLSATCNTFITTLEECVKIANAKFKPEMFQLPHPDPLVSPVSPSPVQMMKRSISHPGPCYSERNNHSVKEPVSSFHRFSQRRRRTYSDAESYSDTPLEDSQRSAHCSRSAVNGDLVSSTIPEENRSVSKEGSELEETL; encoded by the exons ATGGAGGGGGTCTTGTACAAGTGGACCAACTACCTTGCGG GTTGGCAGCCTCGGTGGTTTGTTTTAGACAATGGGATATTGTCATACTATGATTCACAGGATGATGTTTGCAAAGGCAGCAAAGGAAGTATAAAGATGGCTGTGTGTGAAATAAAGG TTCATGCAACAGACAACACAAGAATGGAGCTAATCATCCCAGGGGAACAGCATTTCTATATGAAAGCAGTTAATGCAGCTGAAAGGCAAAGGTGGCTGGTTGCACTGGGGAGTGCAAAAGCCTGTTTAGCAGATactagaacaaaaaaagaaaaag AAATAAGTGAGACCAATGAATCTCTTAAAACCAAAATGTCCGAACTTCGACTCTACTGTGATCTTTTAATGCAGCAAGTTCATACAATACAAGAATTTGTTCACCATGATGAGACTCACTCTCCTCCCAGCATTGAG aacatGAATGAAGCCTCTTCCTTGCTTAGTGCCACATGTAATACATTCATCACAACACTTGAAGAATGTGTGAAGATTGCTAATGCCAAGTTTAAGCCAGAAATGTTCCAGCTGCCTCACCCTGATCCCTTAGTTTCTCCTGTGTCACCATCACCTGTTCAAATG atgaAGCGTTCCATTAGCCACCCTGGTCCTTGCTATTCAGAAAg GAATAATCACTCTGTAAAAGAGCCAGTTTCATCCTTTCACCGATTTTCACAGCGGCGCAGAAGAACGTACTCAGATGCAGAATCTTATAGTGATACTCCCCTTGAAGATTCTCAGA GATCTGCTCACTGTTCTAGAAGTGCTGTCAATGGAGATCTGGTATCATCAACCATTCCTGAAGAAAACAGATCAGTATCAAAGGAAGGATCTGAACTGGAAGAGACTCTTTGA